The following proteins are encoded in a genomic region of Synechococcus sp. ROS8604:
- a CDS encoding FAD-binding domain-containing protein, with the protein MSRLPHAAPLSWPSESTDLPRDLNERSALNSLLSQEFPNASGELSPIEGGRAAANRQLAAVDAKRYGRSRNHLNGAVTRLSPYIRHGILTLAEVRDAVFSQLKQNNQGRDDGGKMINELGWRDFWQRMWLDLGDRIHDDQEEHKTGFAAAEYQQALPDDVREGRTQLACIDGFRNELVSHGWLHNHARMWMAAYLVHWRRVHWRAGADWFLEHLLDGDPASNHLSWQWVASCFSHKPYFFNRQNLARYSNGRYCQDCPSHDSCPFDGSYEQLEKQLFKVQPAIREGSARRSSRSSSRSGQKSNQKPSQRPNSRPSTQRF; encoded by the coding sequence GTGTCCAGGCTGCCGCACGCTGCGCCGCTCAGTTGGCCGAGCGAATCCACAGATCTTCCCCGAGATCTCAACGAGCGCTCGGCGCTGAATTCGCTGTTATCGCAAGAATTTCCAAACGCCTCTGGGGAGCTGAGTCCGATCGAAGGCGGTCGCGCTGCTGCTAACCGGCAGCTCGCTGCGGTCGATGCCAAGCGCTACGGCCGCAGTCGCAACCACCTCAATGGCGCTGTCACACGCCTATCGCCCTACATCCGCCACGGAATTCTCACGCTTGCGGAGGTCCGAGATGCTGTCTTCTCACAGCTGAAACAGAACAACCAAGGGAGGGATGACGGCGGAAAAATGATTAACGAGCTGGGATGGCGTGATTTCTGGCAGCGGATGTGGCTTGATCTCGGCGATCGCATTCATGACGATCAGGAAGAGCACAAAACCGGCTTTGCCGCCGCTGAGTATCAGCAAGCTCTTCCCGATGACGTCCGCGAAGGACGCACACAACTGGCCTGCATCGACGGTTTCAGGAACGAACTGGTGAGCCACGGATGGCTCCACAACCACGCGCGGATGTGGATGGCGGCCTACCTCGTGCATTGGAGACGGGTGCACTGGCGTGCAGGGGCTGACTGGTTCCTCGAACACCTGCTGGATGGCGACCCCGCCAGCAACCACCTCAGCTGGCAGTGGGTGGCCAGCTGCTTCAGTCACAAGCCCTATTTCTTTAATCGTCAAAATCTGGCGCGCTACAGCAATGGGCGGTATTGCCAGGACTGTCCAAGCCACGATTCCTGCCCCTTTGATGGCAGTTACGAGCAGTTAGAGAAGCAGCTCTTCAAGGTTCAGCCAGCCATCCGAGAGGGGAGCGCTCGGCGATCCTCGCGATCCAGCAGCCGTTCGGGCCAAAAGTCGAACCAAAAGCCGAGTCAACGCCCCAATTCACGCCCCAGCACCCAGCGATTTTGA
- the hisB gene encoding imidazoleglycerol-phosphate dehydratase HisB — protein MRIGEIHRVTGETDVRVRLGLDGGGRCQASTGVPFLDHMLHQISSHGLIDLEITATGDTHIDDHHTNEDVGIAVGQALSKALGDRRGIYRFGHFVAPLDEALVQVVLDCSGRPHLSWGLTIPTQKIGTYDTELVKEFFVAVVNNSGLTLHIRQLDGVNSHHIVEACFKAFARALRMATEIDPRRSGSVPSSKGVLEQAGGS, from the coding sequence ATGCGTATTGGGGAGATTCACCGCGTTACAGGCGAGACCGATGTGAGGGTTCGGCTCGGACTTGACGGCGGCGGCCGCTGCCAGGCCAGCACGGGTGTGCCTTTTCTCGATCACATGCTTCATCAGATCAGTAGCCATGGCCTGATTGACTTGGAGATCACGGCCACTGGCGACACGCATATTGACGACCATCACACCAATGAGGACGTCGGGATTGCCGTTGGCCAGGCGCTCTCGAAGGCCCTTGGTGATCGGCGCGGGATTTACCGTTTTGGCCATTTTGTGGCGCCGCTGGATGAGGCCTTGGTGCAGGTGGTTCTTGATTGCTCCGGACGCCCCCATCTCAGTTGGGGGCTCACCATCCCAACGCAGAAGATCGGCACCTACGACACCGAATTGGTGAAGGAGTTTTTTGTGGCTGTCGTCAATAACTCAGGCCTCACCTTGCACATTCGTCAGTTGGATGGGGTGAACTCCCACCACATCGTTGAGGCCTGTTTCAAAGCCTTCGCAAGGGCGCTGCGGATGGCCACGGAGATTGACCCGCGCCGCTCTGGATCGGTGCCCAGCAGTAAGGGGGTGTTGGAGCAAGCGGGTGGCTCCTAG
- a CDS encoding bestrophin family ion channel: MIRPRGCLDYLQLSWWLMKRQGRSLLLATLLCAISLPLNEIISTALLPEALVQVLGLLLSLFLGFRYSQAYNRWLEARVLWGALVNQGRNWRDLLVRVLPRQLPVSWKRRLLQEVVLLVWCLNAQLRSSKGSAVLLPEPVRELGLKIGLRNLSVQSLLKRMAREQHLLRQGGWVDSFQSSEFGLLQQAFTNVIGGLERIRHQPLPASSTFFIRGMTWVYGYLVFLKLDALGHISAALLGWLVFLIFLMAERIGTFIERPFVDARFALPMDHFCALISNDLLGASDPLAQPSSTKGPWLR, from the coding sequence GTGATTCGGCCGCGCGGATGTCTTGATTACCTGCAGCTCTCCTGGTGGTTGATGAAACGCCAGGGGAGGAGCTTGCTGCTTGCAACGTTGCTTTGTGCGATCAGTCTCCCTTTAAACGAGATAATTTCTACGGCGCTGCTTCCAGAAGCTCTTGTTCAGGTTCTTGGTCTGCTTCTCAGCCTTTTTCTTGGTTTTCGCTACAGCCAGGCCTACAACCGCTGGTTAGAAGCACGGGTGTTATGGGGTGCGTTGGTAAATCAGGGTCGTAATTGGCGTGACTTGTTAGTCCGTGTTTTACCCCGCCAGCTGCCGGTGTCCTGGAAACGTCGCCTGCTTCAGGAGGTGGTGTTATTGGTGTGGTGCCTAAATGCTCAACTGCGCAGCTCTAAAGGCAGCGCGGTCTTGCTTCCCGAGCCTGTGCGTGAGCTGGGGTTGAAGATTGGACTGCGCAACCTCAGTGTGCAATCGCTGCTTAAGCGAATGGCACGAGAGCAGCATTTACTTCGCCAGGGAGGCTGGGTGGATAGTTTCCAAAGCAGTGAGTTTGGTCTTCTGCAGCAGGCGTTCACCAATGTGATAGGCGGTTTGGAACGCATCCGTCACCAACCTCTTCCGGCGTCATCAACCTTCTTTATTCGTGGCATGACCTGGGTCTATGGCTATTTGGTTTTTCTAAAACTCGATGCGTTGGGACACATTTCTGCAGCGCTGCTGGGCTGGCTGGTGTTTTTGATTTTTCTCATGGCTGAGAGGATTGGAACTTTTATTGAGCGTCCTTTTGTTGATGCCCGGTTTGCGTTGCCGATGGATCACTTTTGTGCGTTGATCAGCAATGATCTTCTTGGGGCCTCCGACCCACTGGCGCAACCTTCTTCCACAAAGGGGCCCTGGTTGCGTTGA
- the fabI gene encoding enoyl-ACP reductase FabI gives MLLDLTGKKILVTGIANNRSIAWGIAQQLKAAGAGLGITYLPDEKGRFETKVRELTAPLAPSLFLPLNVQDAAQMETVFAEIKDKWGQLDGLVHCLAFAGKEELVGDFSATTAEGFARALEISAYSLAPLCRHAKPLFSEKAGVVTLTYLGAERAIPNYNVMGVAKAALEASVRYLSAELGPEKQVRVNAISAGPIRTLASSAIGGILDMIHNVEEKAPLRRTVTQNEVGNTAAFLLSDLSSGISGQTIYVDAGYCINGM, from the coding sequence ATGCTTCTTGATCTCACTGGTAAGAAGATCCTTGTTACTGGCATCGCCAACAATCGCTCCATTGCCTGGGGCATCGCCCAGCAGCTCAAGGCGGCTGGAGCCGGGCTCGGGATCACTTATTTGCCTGATGAGAAGGGCCGATTTGAAACCAAGGTGCGTGAGCTCACGGCTCCATTAGCGCCCTCGTTGTTTTTGCCTCTGAATGTTCAGGATGCCGCTCAGATGGAGACGGTGTTTGCTGAAATCAAAGACAAGTGGGGGCAGCTCGATGGCCTCGTGCACTGTTTGGCGTTTGCAGGAAAGGAAGAATTGGTTGGCGACTTCAGCGCCACCACGGCCGAGGGGTTTGCGCGTGCTTTAGAGATCAGCGCCTATTCCCTTGCCCCTCTGTGTCGTCACGCCAAGCCATTGTTTAGCGAGAAAGCCGGTGTGGTGACCTTGACCTACCTCGGTGCTGAGCGGGCGATCCCCAATTACAACGTGATGGGTGTGGCCAAGGCGGCTCTGGAAGCCTCCGTTCGCTATCTCTCCGCTGAACTTGGACCCGAAAAGCAGGTGCGCGTGAATGCGATCAGTGCTGGCCCGATCCGCACGCTGGCGAGCTCTGCGATCGGAGGGATCCTCGACATGATCCACAACGTGGAGGAAAAGGCACCCCTGCGCCGCACGGTCACTCAGAACGAAGTGGGGAACACGGCTGCGTTCCTGCTCAGTGATTTGTCGAGCGGAATTTCTGGCCAAACGATCTATGTGGATGCTGGTTACTGCATCAACGGCATGTGA